From a region of the Dunckerocampus dactyliophorus isolate RoL2022-P2 chromosome 20, RoL_Ddac_1.1, whole genome shotgun sequence genome:
- the aste1b gene encoding protein asteroid homolog 1 → MGVHGLTTFVEGNRLFLSDVRFRDSRLVIDGNSLYFNLYLKHGLDRQHGGDYDAFAGIVCQFLSALEVCGIQPYVVLDGGIDPSNKKLNTLQQRLQARIKEAENMAHGRNGSVLPILTRQVFIQVLIQKGIPLVQCPAEADWEIACLAHQWRCPLLSNDSDFYIFDLPGGYLPLNFFQWTNLNGKASHRYIPARCYTTKVLCHWYGGLNQELLPLCAVLIGNDYGTPKEAETLLSLIDASVLSRKGGRGKGKAPSSRIDLLLSWLSSFASSVEALAEVSRLMGADSSGDKKKGKGGLRLQLQAGMQEYHITPQSPLASWFSECKAAPGRHNSPLPECFLHAAAQGLLAPLVVDALFMRKVLLHPQVENSKQPSSHCSARAIRQAIYGILLLKGKQGGSVQDNQTRGGRGRGGQARGRLQTTQQTGNEGFSIDQAASATSLQTQVSCTRICVEEFDRLNLNLKKNQVEALLLKSHLHLDTLGQAPAKVRLNALFEVLGVSQSAMAAVPPHLKLAVAVTGFWLQEAVPKPSQPQLQALVLGMVYGELVWIDQSGGTHYQCSVPQLNWPVERGFLRWLDRQRSKSWRQGMHVAAAHSFSQWQACLWSALCLNQLLLLPLPELRLSYLFSGTMVHGLLGYLKEGGATENLLPESSFSRHLYSTLLHAVRDCSSKARPSSAGRGKGRGGAQGRRGRGAFGVRRGRGAGRRGNEGMSNMFAVLEINE, encoded by the exons ATGGGCGTCCATGGTCTTACGACCTTCGTAGAGGGAAACAGACTTTTCCTTTCTGATGTGCGATTCAGAGACAGCCGCCTGGTGATCGACGGCAACAGTCTCTATTTCAACCTCTACTTGAAACACGGTTTGGATCGACAGCACGGAGGAGACTATGATGCCTTTGCAGGCATAGTCTGTCAATTCCTCTCAGCCCTGGAGGTCTGTGGCATCCAGCCATATGTGGTTCTGGATGGAG GGATTGATCCCAGCAACAAGAAGTTGAACACCCTGCAGCAGCGTCTGCAGGCCAGGATAAAGGAAGCAGAGAACATGGCCCACGGCCGCAATGGCTCTGTTCTCCCCATCCTGACGAGGCAGGTCTTCATTCAGGTCCTCATTCAGAAGGGGATCCCCCTGGTCCAGTGTCCTGCTGAGGCTGACTGGGAGATTGCATGTTTGGCTCACCAGTGGAGATGCCCACTTCTGAGCAATGACAgtgatttttatatttttgaccTGCCAG GTGGATACCTGCCACTCAATTTTTTCCAGTGGACCAACCTTAACGGTAAAGCGTCCCACCGCTACATTCCAGCTCGGTGCTACACCACAAAGGTTCTGTGCCATTGGTATGGGGGACTGAATCAGGAATTACTGCCACTGTGTGCTGTTCTGATTGGTAACGACTACGGCACTCCAAAAGAGGCAGAAACCCTTCTATCTCTAATTGATGCGAGTGTGTTAAGCAGGAAGGGCGGCAGGGGTAAAGGTAAAGCACCCTCTTCCCGCATCGATCTCTTGCTTAGCTGGCTGTCCTCGTTTGCAAGTTCAGTCGAGGCCTTGGCGGAAGTGAGCAGGCTAATGGGAGCTGATAGCAGCGGggacaagaaaaaagggaaaggaGGGCTGCGTTTACAACTGCAGGCCGGTATGCAGGAGTACCATATCACCCCTCAAAGCCCCctggctagttggttttctgaATGCAAGGCAGCACCAGGAAGACATAATTCTCCATTACCTGAGTGCTTCTTACATGCTGCAGCGCAGGGGCTTTTAGCTCCCTTAGTGGTTGATGCTTTGTTCATGCGTAAAGTGCTGCTCCACCCACAGGTAGAGAACAGCAAGCAACCAAGCAGCCACTGTAGTGCAAGAGCTATACGTCAGGCCATTTATGGGATATTACTCCTCAAGGGGAAGCAAGGGGGTTCTGTTCAAGACAATCAGACGAGAGGTGGCAGAGGTCGAGGGGGCCAAGCCCGTGGGAGACTCCAAACCACTCAACAGACTGGAAATGAAGGATTTAGCATTGATCAAGCTGCCAGCGCAACCAGCCTGCAGACACAAGTCTCCTGCACTCGCATATGCGTGGAGGAGTTTGATCGACTTAACCTCAACTTGAAGAAAAACCAAGTGGAGGCGCTGCTGCTCAAATCACATTTACACCTGGATACACTCGGCCAG GCACCTGCAAAAGTTCGTCTTAATGCCCTTTTCGAAGTGTTAGGCGTCAGTCAGTCTGCAATGGCTGCTGTCCCCCCCCACTTGAAGCTGGCTGTAGCAGTAACTGGCTTCTGGCTGCAGGAGGCCGTACCCAAGCCCTCACAGCCCCAGCTGCAAGCCTTGGTCCTTGGAATGGTGTATGGAGAACTGGTCTGGATAGACCAGAGTGGAGGCACCCACTACCAATGTTCCG TCCCACAGCTTAACTGGCCTGTAGAGCGCGGTTTTCTCCGTTGGCTGGATCGACAACGCAGTAAGTCCTGGAGACAAGGCATGCACGTCGCAGCGGCTCACAGTTTCAGCCAATGGCAGGCCTGCCTCTGGAGTGCACTGTGTCTGAATCAGCTATTATTGCTACCATTGCCTGAACTCCGCCTCTCATA TTTGTTCAGCGGTACCATGGTGCACGGCCTCCTTGGCTACCTGAAAGAAGGCGGAGCAACCGAGAACCTCCTGCCCGAGTCGTCATTTTCCAGGCATTTGTACTCGACGCTCTTGCACGCCGTGAGAGATTGCAGCTCCAAAGCTCGCCCTTCTTCAGCGGGACGAGGTAAGGGGAGAGGCGGAGCGCAGGGAAGGAGAGGAAGAGGGGCATTCGGAGtaaggagaggaagaggagcaggaAGGAGAGGGAATGAAGGGATGAGCaacatgtttgctgttttggaGATCAATGAGTAA